CGGCGCAATCTATAGCATCAATAAGCGCAGCGGGAGCCTGACAGGGCGGGACTCGCGTAATAGACTGGTGCATCCTGTTTCAGCAAGTGGTGTGTTGATGACGTTGTTGCCCTGGTCTCATCTGTGTTCCGCCGGCTTCACTCTGCGTGGCTGGCATACGCTGCCCAGCGGTAAGCCGCTGCTGCATTTCATTCATGGCAATGGTTTCTGCTGCCGTACCTACGAGCCGATGCTGGCGCTGCTTGCCGAGCATTTCGACCTTTGGTTGTGCGATATGCAAGGTCATGGCGACAGTGATCACGGTGGTACGTTCGTTGGTTGGAATCGCAGCGCCGAGCTGGCGGTGGAGGCCTTCGTTGCCGGCAAGGTGATATTTGGCCAAGTACCGCGCTACGCTCTTGGCCATAGTTTTGGCGGGGTTATGACCAGCCTGATGCTGGCGGCCCACCCGCAGATGTTCCAGCGGGCCGTCTTGCTCGACCCGGTACTCTTCCCGCAGCTGGAGATGTTGAAGCGCGGTCTGCTGGGCTCGCTGGTGCGTAATCCGTTGGCCGAGGGTACGCGTAAACGCCGTAGCCAATGGCCGGATCGGCAGTCGGCTTTCGATAAATTACAGGGGCGCGGCATTTTCCAAGGCTGGGCAGAAGCTGGTTTGCGCGCGCATATTGCCCATGCATTGCGCGATGAGCCGGGGCAGGGCGTGGTACTCAAGTGTGCGCCCACCCGGGAGGCTGAAATTTTCGAGTCGGCACCACGCGGCTTATGGCGCGCCGTGCGCCGGATCCAGACGCCGGTGCGGCTGATTCACGGTGACAGGACTTATCCCTTCGTAAGGCAGTCTGCCGAGCGATTGGCAGCATCGAACCCACACGTCACTGTTGATCAGCTGCCCGGTGGGCATTGTTTCATGCAGGAGGATCCGGAGCCGGCGGCGCAGCGGGTGGTCAAGTTTCTATTGTCGCAATAGCGTAGCGCCCGAACGTGGACTGGGCGCTACATCCTGAAGGGCAGCTCGGCCCCGGTATCAGGCAGCGACGATAACGTCGCCGTGATTCTCCGGTTCGATCAGTGCCTGGTGCAGCGCTACTACCGCGGCGTCGTAATCTTCTTCATTGATGATGCACTGCATCTCCACCTGACGGATTGACTGGTGGATCGCCTGGATGCTGATGTCCGCCTTGGCCAGCGCCGCGACCGTCTTGGCCAGGATGCCCTTGACCTTGAGGTCTGAGCCAATGGCCGAGACGATGGCAATGTTATGCAGGTGCAGGTCGGCCATCGGGTAGCGTTCCTTGATCAGGCGGATCGCCCGAGTCAAAGCCTTGCGCGAGCCTGAGATGTAATAGGTGATGCTGTTGGCATCCGAATCCTTGTTCACTACATACAATTTCAGCTGCTTGAGCAGACGAGTGATCTCGATGTCATAGCCGACATCACCGAGCATTTCCTGATCGAAGACTTCCAGCCCGAATACATCCTTACGCCCGGCGATGATTTCCACGCAGGGTTTTTCGCTGCAGTAGTTCTGGCTGATGGTGGTGCCGCCATGATCCGGTTCGAAGGCGTTCTTGATACGCAGTTGAATACCGGCCCGACGCAGTGTGCGTGCAGCTCGGGGGTGGATGGCTTCCATCCCCAGGTTGGACAGCTGGTCGGCTACGTCATAGTTGGTGCGGCCGATGGTGACAACCTTGTCGACGCCCACCTGGTTCGGGTCAGCGCTGGACAGGTGATACTCCTTGTGGATGATCGCTTCATGGGCGCCGGTGCTGGCGGCAATCTGCGCGAAAGTGATTTCGCTGTAGCCACGATCAAAGGTATTCATCAGCCCTTCACCGCAATGCGTATAACCGGTGGCAACCACCAGTTCACGGCTGAGGTCGATGCCGGCAAAGCTGTCGCTGATCATGTCCTGAAAGCTTTTGGGTTCGCTCTGGTTCCAGCCGGTCAGGTCGACCATGCGCGCATTTACCCCGCTCTTCTTCAGCGCCAATACGGTGTTGAAGGCACTATGCGCTTCGCCAAGCGAGGCAAGCATTTCGCGGACCTTGATCAATTGGCCGGTCAGCTGGAAGTGCCCGTAGGAACACAGTTGCTGAAGGCTGAGCATGCAGTCGCGAGCATCGTTGATGCGGCCATTGATGAAGCGGTCAGCTGCCTGGCGCTCGTAATCACCGGTGAAGAGCTCGGCGTTTTTTGCCAGCATGCGATCACGCACTTTCTCCAGGGCTTCGGCCCAGGCGTCCTCATTGTCTGCATCGGCGAAGCGTTCATATACACCCGGCTCGCCGCTTTTCTTGTGTTCCAGCAGCAAGTCGGTCATGCCGCCATAGGCGGAGACCACAAAGATGCGGTTATAGATTTCAGCGTTACGACGTTCGCCGATAAAGAGGGTATTCAGTACTTCGTCGAAGCGGCTCATGGATGTGCCGCCGATTTTTTCTACTGTATGCATAATCCCGGTTCTTTTTTGAAATGAATGTCGTCCCTGCTCACGGATACTGCTGAGGGCCTATCTCCAGCGGCTCGACCGGGCCGCGCTCGGCGACGAAGTCGGGACGTGGGGGCCTGCCGTCAAAGGGCGTGGTCGGCAGGTTGTCTACATGGTTGTAGACGAAGAACAGATTGCTGCGCGGGCTGGGAGTAATATTGCTGTTGGACCCATGCAGAGTATTGCAGTCGAACAATACTATGCTGCCGGCCTTGCCGGTGGCTTGAGCAACCCCACCCTGATCAACCAGTTTGCTGAGGCTGTCATCATCGGGGATACCGAACTCCTGCCGACGCAGGGAGCTTTCGTAATGGTTTTCCGGGGTCTTGCCGACACAGCCTATATAGTGCTCATGCGAGCCCGGAATCAGCATCAATGGGCCATTCCAGGGGTTGTTATCGGTCAAGAGCACCGAGCAACTGATGGTGCGCATGCGCGGCAACCCATCCTCGGTATGCCAGGTCTCGAAATCGGAATGCCAGTAGAACTCCTTGCCTTGGAAGCCAGGTTTGAAATTCAGTCTGGACTGGTGCACGTAGATATCACCGCCCAACAGGAAGCGAACCAACCCAGCGGTACGCTCATCCCGGGCAACCCGGGCCAGCAGTGGGTTGCTGCGATGAATGGCGAACGCCGAGCGCAAGGCGCCACTGTCGGGTTCGCGAATGGCTGCAGGCGATCCCAGTACCTCCGGGTCGCGGCTCATGCGCTCAAGCTCTTGCTTGAACACGGCGACTTCTGCTGCGGTGAAGACCTCCGGTAGAACCAGAAAGCCATCGCGCTTGAAGCGCGACAGCTGTTCCATGGTCAGCGGGGCATCCTGCAGATCCTGCCGGTAGATAACCGGATCGATCCGTTGTTGCCAGCTGGGTGCTTTGTGCTGGCGTGACGGGTAAAGGTCAGCTTGCACGGTAGACATTATTTCTCCTGATCTTGTGACAGTTCAGGCCAGGTCGGCGGGGTAGACGCCGTTTTCATCATGTACTTCCCGGCCGGTCAGTGGCGGGTTGAACACGCAGGCCATTTTCATGTCCTCGGTGCCACCGCGCAGCATGTGCTCATCGTTCTTGTCGAGAATGTACAAAGTGCCCGGTTCGATCTTGTAGATCTTGCCGTCGGCCAGTGTTTCGATCTCGCCATTGCCGCTCATGCAATACACTGATTCCAAATGGTTTTGATACCAGATATGCGTTTCGGTTCCAGCGTAAATAGTGGTGATATTGAAAGAGAAGCCCATCTGGTCTTCCTTCAGGATCATCCGGGTACTGTCCCAGGTCTCGGTCACTACCTTGCGTTCGGATGCTTCACAGTCTTTCAGGTTGCGTACGATCATGTGATTCTATTCCTCAGGATGCTTGATTCTTGACGTCGGCGCTCATTACTTTGGCAAAGGCTGCGTCAAGAATGGTCATGGCCTTGTCTATCTGCTGTTCACTGATGATCAGCGGGCACAGGCATTTGACTACCTGGCTGTGGTTGCCGCTGGTTTCGATGATCAGTCCGTTTTCAAAAGCCTCACGGCAGATGGCGGCGGCGGTGTCGCCGTCCGGGCAGCTGATACCGATCATCATGCCGCGGCCTTTGACGAACAGTGAATCGGGGCCATGGCGGCGGACGATTTTCTGCATGCGTTCGCGAATCATCGTGCCCTTGGCCTTGACGCTGTCGGCGAATTCCGTATCGGTCCAGAAATGCTCCAGAGCAGCGGCAGCGGTGACGAAAGCGTGATTGTTACCGCGGAAGGTACCGTTGTGCTCGCCCGGCTCCCACTGGTCCAGTTCGCGGCGCATGACTACCACGGCGAAGGGCAGGCCATAACCGCTGAGCGATTTGGACAGGGTGATGATGTCGGGCTTGATGCCCATTTCCTCAAAGCTGAAGAAGGTACCGGTACGGCCACAACCAGCCTGAATGTCGTCGACGATCAGCAACATGTCGTGTTTGCGGCAGAGCTTCTCCAGCTTGCGCATCCACTCGGCGGAGGCGGCATTCAGGCCACCTTCGCCCTGAACCACTTCAACGATAACCGCGGCCGGCTTGTCCACGCCGCTGCTCGGATCGGAGAGCAGCTTATCCATCATCGAGATGGTGTTGACCTTGTCGCCGAAGTAATTGTCGTAGGGCATGCGGCTGACATCGGTCAGCGGTACGCCGGCGGCGCCACGGTGGTGCTGGTTACCGGTAGCAGCCAGGGCGCCGATGGAGCAGCCATGGAAGCCGTTGGTAAAGCTGATCACGTTGCTGCGACCGGTAACCTTGCGCGCCAGTTTCAGAGCCGCTTCGACGGCGTTGGTGCCGGTGGGGCCGCTGAACTGGACAACGTAGTCACCAAAACCGCGAGGGTTGAGGATGACCCGGTCGAAGGTTTCCAGAAAGCGTTCCTTGGCAGCGGAATACATATCCAAGCCATGAGTCACACCGTCGTGCTGCAGGTATTCGATCAGAGCTTTCTTCATGACCGGATGGTTGTGGCCATAGTTCAGCGTGCCGGCGCCGGCGAGAAAGTCGATATAGGATTTGCCGTCGCGGGTAAACAGCTCGGCGCCGCGGGCCTGGTCGAAAATGACCGGGAAGGAGCGGCAGTAGCTGCGAATACCGGATTCGTTCTGTTCAAACTGTTCAAAAGTGTTCATACAGTCTCCTGGTTATCAAGTTGGACTGGTAAGGCAAAGGGACCGGCGCGATACAGCACTTCATCATCATGCTGGCCGTTGAAATGGTGGGCCCGGCTGAATACCACCTCG
Above is a genomic segment from Halopseudomonas litoralis containing:
- a CDS encoding alpha/beta fold hydrolase, with the protein product MTLLPWSHLCSAGFTLRGWHTLPSGKPLLHFIHGNGFCCRTYEPMLALLAEHFDLWLCDMQGHGDSDHGGTFVGWNRSAELAVEAFVAGKVIFGQVPRYALGHSFGGVMTSLMLAAHPQMFQRAVLLDPVLFPQLEMLKRGLLGSLVRNPLAEGTRKRRSQWPDRQSAFDKLQGRGIFQGWAEAGLRAHIAHALRDEPGQGVVLKCAPTREAEIFESAPRGLWRAVRRIQTPVRLIHGDRTYPFVRQSAERLAASNPHVTVDQLPGGHCFMQEDPEPAAQRVVKFLLSQ
- a CDS encoding aspartate kinase, with protein sequence MHTVEKIGGTSMSRFDEVLNTLFIGERRNAEIYNRIFVVSAYGGMTDLLLEHKKSGEPGVYERFADADNEDAWAEALEKVRDRMLAKNAELFTGDYERQAADRFINGRINDARDCMLSLQQLCSYGHFQLTGQLIKVREMLASLGEAHSAFNTVLALKKSGVNARMVDLTGWNQSEPKSFQDMISDSFAGIDLSRELVVATGYTHCGEGLMNTFDRGYSEITFAQIAASTGAHEAIIHKEYHLSSADPNQVGVDKVVTIGRTNYDVADQLSNLGMEAIHPRAARTLRRAGIQLRIKNAFEPDHGGTTISQNYCSEKPCVEIIAGRKDVFGLEVFDQEMLGDVGYDIEITRLLKQLKLYVVNKDSDANSITYYISGSRKALTRAIRLIKERYPMADLHLHNIAIVSAIGSDLKVKGILAKTVAALAKADISIQAIHQSIRQVEMQCIINEEDYDAAVVALHQALIEPENHGDVIVAA
- the thpD gene encoding ectoine hydroxylase; the encoded protein is MSTVQADLYPSRQHKAPSWQQRIDPVIYRQDLQDAPLTMEQLSRFKRDGFLVLPEVFTAAEVAVFKQELERMSRDPEVLGSPAAIREPDSGALRSAFAIHRSNPLLARVARDERTAGLVRFLLGGDIYVHQSRLNFKPGFQGKEFYWHSDFETWHTEDGLPRMRTISCSVLLTDNNPWNGPLMLIPGSHEHYIGCVGKTPENHYESSLRRQEFGIPDDDSLSKLVDQGGVAQATGKAGSIVLFDCNTLHGSNSNITPSPRSNLFFVYNHVDNLPTTPFDGRPPRPDFVAERGPVEPLEIGPQQYP
- a CDS encoding ectoine synthase, which encodes MIVRNLKDCEASERKVVTETWDSTRMILKEDQMGFSFNITTIYAGTETHIWYQNHLESVYCMSGNGEIETLADGKIYKIEPGTLYILDKNDEHMLRGGTEDMKMACVFNPPLTGREVHDENGVYPADLA
- the ectB gene encoding diaminobutyrate--2-oxoglutarate transaminase, coding for MNTFEQFEQNESGIRSYCRSFPVIFDQARGAELFTRDGKSYIDFLAGAGTLNYGHNHPVMKKALIEYLQHDGVTHGLDMYSAAKERFLETFDRVILNPRGFGDYVVQFSGPTGTNAVEAALKLARKVTGRSNVISFTNGFHGCSIGALAATGNQHHRGAAGVPLTDVSRMPYDNYFGDKVNTISMMDKLLSDPSSGVDKPAAVIVEVVQGEGGLNAASAEWMRKLEKLCRKHDMLLIVDDIQAGCGRTGTFFSFEEMGIKPDIITLSKSLSGYGLPFAVVVMRRELDQWEPGEHNGTFRGNNHAFVTAAAALEHFWTDTEFADSVKAKGTMIRERMQKIVRRHGPDSLFVKGRGMMIGISCPDGDTAAAICREAFENGLIIETSGNHSQVVKCLCPLIISEQQIDKAMTILDAAFAKVMSADVKNQAS